The Medicago truncatula cultivar Jemalong A17 chromosome 4, MtrunA17r5.0-ANR, whole genome shotgun sequence genome includes a region encoding these proteins:
- the LOC11435802 gene encoding L-ascorbate oxidase homolog: protein MKSYYNVVSSLFLVTILLLFFTSVKCEDPYRFFTWKITYGDIYPLGVKQQGILINGQFPGPQIDAVTNENLIISVYNYLTEPFLISWNGIQHRRNSWQDGVSGTNCPIPPGKNFTYTLQVKDQIGTYFYFPSLGMHKAAGAFGGIRIWSRPRIPVPFPPPAGDFTLLAGDWSKLGHRRLRRVLENGHNLPFPDGLLINGRGWNGNTFTVDQGKTYRFRISNVGLATSINFRIQGHSLKLVEVEGSHTLQNTYSSLDIHLGQSYSVLVMANQPVKDYYIVVSTRFTRRVLTTTSILHYSYSRIGVSGPVPPGPTLDVVSSVFQARTIRWNLTASGPRPNPQGSYHYGLIKPTRTIMLANSAPYINGKQRYAVNSVSYIAPDTPLKLADYFNIPGVFYVGGISTSPTGGNAYLQTAVMGANFHEYVEIVFQNWENSVQSWHIDGYSFFVVGFGSGQWTPNSRGRYNLRDTVARCTTQVYPRSWTAIYMALDNVGMWNIRSENWERQYLGQQFYLRVYTPSKSLRDEYPVPKNALLCGRASGRVTRPF from the exons ATGAAATCATATTACAATGttgtttcttctctctttcttgtcacaatattattattattttttacatctGTCAAATGTGAAGACCCTTATAGATTCTTCACTTGGAAAATCACATATGGTGATATCTATCCTCTTGGTGTTAAACAACAG gGGATCTTGATTAATGGCCAGTTTCCAGGGCCTCAAATAGATGCTGTTACCAATGAAAACTTGATTATCAGTGTCTATAATTACCTCACTGAACCATTCCTCATTTCTTG GAATGGCATACAGCACAGGAGGAACTCATGGCAGGATGGAGTTTCTGGCACAAACTGTCCGATCCCGCCTGGGAAGAACTTCACTTACACTCTCCAGGTGAAGGACCAGATCGGTACCTACTTCTACTTCCCATCACTTGGAATGCATAAAGCTGCTGGTGCATTTGGTGGCATCAGAATTTGGAGCCGTCCTCGCATTCCTGTTCCTTTTCCTCCTCCTGCTGGGGACTTTACCTTACTTGCTGGTGATTGGTCCAAGCTAGGCCACCGC AGATTGAGACGAGTCCTGGAGAATGGCCACAATCTTCCCTTCCCTGATGGCCTTCTTATCAATGGCCGTGGTTGGAATGGAAACACATTCACTGTCGATCAAG GTAAGACATATAGATTCAGAATATCAAATGTTGGGCTCGCAACATCCATCAACTTCAGAATCCAAGGACACTCATTGAAACTTGTAGAAGTAGAAGGATCTCATACCCTCCAAAACACTTATTCTTCACTCGACATCCATCTCGGGCAGTCCTATTCTGTGCTGGTCATGGCTAACCAGCCTGTCAAGGATTACTACATAGTTGTCTCTACGCGATTCACCAGACGAGTACTCACAACAACTTCCATTCTTCATTACAGCTATTCACGCATCGGGGTATCTGGTCCTGTTCCTCCGGGCCCTACTCTTGATGTTGTTTCATCTGTCTTCCAAGCCAGAACAATTAG GTGGAACCTGACAGCAAGTGGACCAAGACCAAACCCTCAAGGATCTTATCACTATGGATTGATCAAGCCGACTCGAACCATCATGCTTGCAAACTCTGCTCCTTACATAAATGGCAAGCAGAGGTATGCTGTCAACAGTGTATCGTATATTGCGCCAGACACTCCATTGAAACTTGCTGACTACTTCAACATTCCCGGAGTTTTCTATGTTGGAGGCATCTCTACCTCGCCCACCGGAGGCAATGCCTACCTCCAAACTGCTGTCATGGGTGCTAATTTCCATGAGTATGTGgagattgtgttccaaaattGGGAGAATTCTGTGCAATCATGGCATATTGATGGCTATTCCTTCTTTGTTGTAGG GTTTGGTAGTGGGCAGTGGACACCTAATAGTAGAGGACGCTACAATCTGAGAGACACTGTTGCTAGATGTACTACTCAG GTTTATCCGAGGTCATGGACAGCAATATACATGGCTCTTGACAATGTTGGAATGTGGAATATAAGGTCTGAGAATTGGGAAAGGCAGTACTTAGGACAACAATTCTATCTTAGGGTATACACACCTTCCAAATCATTGAGAGATGAATATCCAGTCCCAAAGAATGCTCTTCTTTGTGGCAGGGCAAGTGGTCGTGTCACAAGGCCTTTCTAG
- the LOC112420986 gene encoding uncharacterized protein — MVHFVVHTNSCNTKYFKFFPVLWRKWIKECVSTATASVLVNGSPTDEFPLKRGLRQGDPLSPFLFLLAAEGLNIVMKSLVEAQLFSGYSIGAANPIVVSHLQFADDTLLLGSKSWANVRALRAALVLFEAMSGLKVNFHKSMLVGVNIGSSWLYEAASVLSCKVGIVPFLYLDMPIGGNPRRLCFWEPIVNRIKSRLSGWNSRFLSFGGRLVLLKSVLTSLPVYALSFFKAPTGEAPLCMRFRRLFELTENKSMSVADLLSVDSERWGEVWRWRRSLWQWEEELLDECRALLLDVSLNPIVSDSWVWLPDPSGGYTVRGAYSLLISQVPPVAVDDLDLVWHKQVPLKVSVFAWRLLRDRLPTRTNLIARRVLSSDMSSCVAGCGHPESARHLFLLCDTFGSLWHLVRDWIGCFGVDTDNISAHFLQFTHLIGGGAARSFMQLIWLLCAWVVWNERNNRMFNHVVTPIPCLLDKIKLLSLGWLKAKKATFVFGTQQWWSSPLVCLGIG, encoded by the exons atggtTCATTTTGTAGTCCACACAAATTCGTGTAACACAAagtatttcaaattttttcCTGTTCTTTGGAGAAAATGGATCAAAGAATGTGTCAGCACTGCCACAGCGTCTGTTTTAGTTAATGGAAGCCCAACTGATGAATTCCCGTTGAAGAGAGGGTTAAGACAAGGCGACCCTTTATCTCCTTTTTTGTTCTTGTTGGCGGCAGAGGGCCTTAATATTGTGATGAAGTCTTTGGTTGAGGCCCAATTGTTCTCTGGCTACAGCATTGGGGCCGCTAATCCGATTGTTGTTTCTCACCTCCAATTTGCTGACGACACTTTATTGTTAGGGTCTAAAAGTTGGGCCAATGTCCGCGCGTTGAGGGCGGCCCTTGTGTTGTTCGAGGCTATGTCGGGTTTGAaagtgaattttcataagagtaTGCTGGTGGGGGTGAATATTGGGTCGTCCTGGTTATATGAGGCTGCATCCGTGTTGAGTTGTAAAGTTGGAATTGTCCCTTTCTTGTACCTAGATATGCCTATTGGTGGTAACCCTCGAAGATTGTGTTTCTGGGAACCTATTGTGAATCGTATTAAATCTAGATTGTCGGGTTGGAATAGTCGGTTTCTCTCTTTTGGTGGTCGCTTGGTTCTACTCAAATCTGTCTTGACCTCTCTGCCTGTCTATgcactttccttcttcaaagctccaaCAG GTGAGGCTCCTCTTTGTATGCGGTTTAGGCGGTTGTTTGAGTTAACAGAGAATAAGTCTATGTCCGTTGCCGACTTGCTCTCTGTTGATTCGGAGCGGTGGGGGGAGGTGTGGAGGTGGAGACGTAGTTTATGGcagtgggaggaggagttgctAGATGAGTGTAGGGCTTTACTTCTTGATGTTTCCTTGAATCCTATTGTTTCAGATAGCTGGGTGTGGCTTCCGGACCCATCTGGTGGTTACACAGTTCGAGGTGCATATAGTTTGTTAATCTCTCAGGTACCTCCGGTCGCCGtcgatgatctggatttggtgTGGCACAAACAGGTTCCCTTGAAGGTTTCCGTTTTTGCGTGGAGGCTCCTCCGTGATCGTTTACCAACAAGGACAAATTTGATTGCTCGACGGGTGTTGTCGTCTGACATGTCTTCGTGTGTTGCTGGCTGCGGTCATCCTGAATCGGCTCGACATCTATTTTTATTGTGTGATACTTTTGGTTCTCTGTGGCATTTGGTGCGTGATTGGATCGGTTGCTTTGGGGTGGACACAGATAATATTTCAGCTCATTTTTTACAGTTCACTCATTTGATAGGTGGTGGTGCTGCACGTTCTTTTATGCAACTAATCTGGCTTCTTTGTGCCTGGGTTGTTTGGAATGAACGTAATAACCGTATGTTTAATCATGTTGTTACCCCTATCCCCTGTTTACttgataagattaagttgttgtctctaggttggttgaaagctaaaaaagctACCTTTGTTTTTGGGACTCAGCAGTGGTGGTCAAgccctcttgtttgtttgggtattggctaa